Proteins encoded in a region of the Chryseobacterium piperi genome:
- a CDS encoding transglycosylase domain-containing protein — protein sequence MEENKKNTGNKGKTFPLPPKKNNKNTSWKKWVTFIWLGLIVVVLGISGTFFAVSQGFLGEMPDVEELENPDIYVASQIFSSDGVLLGKFEKEKTQPIIYKDLPPFLVYALQAKEDERFKEHSGIDVQSIARAVAYGGKRGGGSTITQQLAKLLFTGSASQNKMARAFQKLKEWVVAVSLEKRYTKEEIVTLYFNKFDFLYNANGIEMASKIYFNKTTKDLTLPEAAMFVAMLENPVKNNPMRNETRAKARRDVVLEQMQKTGYIDQDTYNKAVATPIALDYHPIKNINDDFSAYYKFYLKKEIDTYLKEHEKETGKKLNLYKDGLKIYVTLDSKMQKYAEEAIKEHLTDLQKRFDAEQRGRKNRPFYYLTDKQISQVMTQAMKRTGRYKQLKAAGIPEDSILMEFKKPIKTSRFTWNGEEEVEMSPWDSIRYHKQIAQAGLMAMVPGSGEIKAWVGGIDWQHFQYDHIKQGKRQVGSTFKPFVYATAIMKLGMTPCSVVSNGTYDHKGWHVPGRGGMLTLKDALAHSQNPVAARLIEMTGVDAVIQTARDLGVTEEIPRNNTIALGSSDITIYEMLGAYSTFANYGNYNKPEMIWRIEDANSRVIKEVNVEPKEVMNPRYAYTMIELMKGVAQFGTASGELSRRGISKAVEIAAKTGTTQNNSDGWFMGITPKLAAGAWVGWEDRATHFFGTGEGQGARMALPIWALFMKKVWADKNLGISPDDKFVKPSDWKDGCSDLKGISGGYGDDGGLQTIDQIKNPKPVQPAPKTNSNKKEENVNENLNKGDDIDFNK from the coding sequence ATGGAAGAAAACAAAAAAAACACTGGAAACAAGGGAAAAACATTCCCCCTTCCACCTAAAAAAAATAATAAAAATACCTCTTGGAAAAAATGGGTTACCTTTATTTGGCTTGGACTCATTGTTGTTGTTTTAGGAATTTCAGGAACTTTTTTTGCTGTTTCTCAAGGTTTCCTTGGCGAAATGCCTGATGTAGAAGAACTGGAAAATCCGGATATTTATGTTGCCTCTCAGATTTTTTCATCTGATGGTGTATTGCTGGGCAAATTTGAAAAAGAAAAAACCCAGCCTATTATCTATAAAGACCTTCCGCCATTTCTTGTATATGCTTTGCAGGCTAAAGAAGATGAGCGTTTCAAGGAACACTCAGGAATTGATGTCCAGTCTATTGCAAGAGCTGTTGCTTATGGAGGTAAAAGAGGTGGGGGTTCCACAATCACCCAACAGCTGGCCAAGCTACTTTTCACAGGTAGTGCTTCTCAAAACAAAATGGCAAGAGCATTCCAAAAACTGAAAGAGTGGGTCGTTGCTGTGAGTCTTGAAAAAAGATACACCAAAGAAGAAATTGTAACCCTATATTTCAACAAGTTTGATTTTTTATATAATGCAAACGGAATTGAAATGGCTTCTAAAATATATTTCAATAAAACAACTAAAGATCTTACACTCCCTGAAGCAGCTATGTTTGTTGCTATGCTGGAAAATCCGGTAAAGAACAACCCAATGCGTAATGAAACCCGAGCAAAAGCAAGAAGAGATGTTGTTTTAGAACAAATGCAAAAAACAGGATATATTGACCAGGATACGTATAATAAAGCAGTAGCAACCCCTATTGCTCTGGATTATCATCCTATTAAAAATATCAACGACGATTTTTCGGCTTACTATAAATTCTATTTAAAGAAAGAAATTGATACTTATCTTAAAGAACACGAAAAAGAAACCGGTAAAAAATTAAATCTCTATAAAGATGGTCTGAAAATATATGTAACTCTTGATTCTAAAATGCAAAAGTATGCTGAAGAGGCAATTAAAGAACATTTAACAGATCTTCAGAAAAGATTTGATGCAGAACAAAGAGGTAGAAAAAATAGACCTTTCTATTATTTAACAGATAAGCAGATTAGTCAAGTAATGACTCAGGCTATGAAAAGAACAGGCCGTTACAAACAGTTAAAAGCTGCTGGAATACCTGAAGATTCTATTTTAATGGAATTTAAAAAGCCTATTAAAACTTCACGCTTCACATGGAATGGCGAAGAAGAAGTAGAAATGTCACCTTGGGACTCTATCAGATATCACAAACAAATTGCGCAGGCCGGATTGATGGCCATGGTGCCGGGAAGTGGTGAAATCAAAGCATGGGTAGGAGGTATCGACTGGCAACACTTCCAGTACGATCATATCAAACAAGGAAAAAGACAGGTAGGTTCCACATTCAAGCCTTTCGTATACGCTACTGCGATTATGAAATTAGGAATGACTCCATGCTCCGTAGTTTCAAACGGAACTTACGATCATAAGGGATGGCATGTTCCTGGTAGAGGTGGAATGTTAACCTTGAAAGATGCTTTAGCTCACTCTCAAAACCCGGTGGCAGCACGTCTTATTGAAATGACAGGTGTTGATGCTGTAATTCAAACAGCAAGAGATCTGGGAGTAACAGAAGAAATACCAAGAAACAATACCATTGCTTTAGGTTCCTCGGATATTACTATCTATGAAATGCTTGGTGCTTACAGTACTTTTGCAAATTATGGAAACTATAATAAACCAGAGATGATCTGGAGGATTGAAGATGCCAACAGCAGGGTAATTAAAGAGGTTAATGTAGAGCCAAAAGAGGTTATGAACCCTCGTTACGCTTATACCATGATTGAGCTAATGAAAGGTGTAGCTCAGTTCGGTACCGCTTCCGGAGAACTTTCAAGAAGAGGGATTTCAAAAGCAGTGGAAATTGCAGCGAAAACCGGAACAACGCAGAATAACTCCGATGGTTGGTTCATGGGAATTACTCCCAAACTGGCAGCCGGAGCATGGGTTGGATGGGAAGACAGAGCAACCCACTTCTTTGGAACAGGAGAAGGACAGGGAGCAAGAATGGCTTTACCAATCTGGGCACTCTTTATGAAAAAAGTATGGGCAGATAAAAATCTGGGAATTTCTCCTGATGATAAATTTGTGAAACCATCAGACTGGAAAGACGGATGTAGCGACCTTAAAGGTATCAGTGGCGGTTATGGTGATGATGGAGGTCTTCAGACCATCGATCAAATCAAAAACCCTAAACCGGTACAACCTGCTCCGAAGACTAATTCAAACAAAAAAGAGGAGAACGTCAATGAAAACCTGAACAAAGGTGATGACATAGATTTTAATAAATAA
- a CDS encoding DUF6080 domain-containing protein, with the protein MALKTKFINFFKLVFPSTLTELWVFLFFIICYGILGSNIALNYRIIFDERIPWDAYFSFDNRSIVMTGGSFERHPLSYYFFNWIREVALFISDGKKDATFRLTLAWFSNIAVSLSLIQVFKYLKNIISLPLTISLLLILFFGFFSTSILLSFTPENFTYTLFFLCLYNYYAAIKLKKEEKIPALALTLAGISIGGLTITNIAKVFIPVAFEKGIFRNWKKFGSAALRVVITCICYALLYLNRIDFKYNSIFNKTSEQYEKFSNVKSTPTWDMILSYFFGGNILFSNFIIRDKNNMKGFNFKGLIMDAYSSWIPYVFVISLLILIFWSYFRNFKNKLVQVIMISFIIDIIIHCIMRFGLHTAYIYGGHFTFVYPLLLGWLFYSYKSSPKILSFLMIIMVFLSFYLIINNSIRVSEFFWFLNHYYQ; encoded by the coding sequence GTGGCTCTTAAAACTAAATTCATTAATTTTTTTAAACTGGTTTTCCCTTCAACATTAACTGAACTATGGGTCTTTCTATTTTTTATTATTTGTTATGGAATTCTAGGATCAAATATTGCACTCAATTACAGGATCATTTTTGATGAAAGAATACCCTGGGATGCTTATTTTAGTTTTGATAACCGCTCTATTGTAATGACTGGCGGTAGTTTTGAAAGACACCCCTTATCTTATTATTTTTTCAACTGGATAAGAGAGGTGGCACTTTTCATATCAGATGGGAAAAAAGATGCTACTTTCCGCTTGACATTAGCCTGGTTTAGTAATATTGCGGTAAGTTTAAGCCTTATTCAAGTATTTAAATATTTGAAAAATATCATCAGCCTTCCTTTAACTATCAGTTTATTATTAATATTGTTTTTCGGATTTTTCTCAACAAGCATATTACTTTCTTTTACTCCGGAAAACTTCACCTACACCTTATTTTTTCTCTGTTTATATAACTATTATGCAGCTATAAAATTAAAGAAAGAGGAAAAAATACCCGCCTTAGCACTAACTCTTGCCGGCATCTCAATAGGCGGGCTTACCATTACTAACATTGCAAAAGTTTTTATTCCTGTTGCCTTTGAAAAAGGTATTTTTAGAAATTGGAAAAAATTCGGAAGTGCAGCATTAAGAGTAGTAATCACATGTATTTGTTATGCTTTACTCTATTTAAACCGGATCGATTTTAAATACAACAGCATCTTCAATAAGACTAGTGAACAGTATGAAAAATTCTCCAATGTGAAGTCCACACCGACCTGGGATATGATACTTTCCTATTTTTTCGGAGGGAATATATTGTTTTCAAATTTCATCATCCGGGATAAAAATAATATGAAAGGATTCAATTTCAAGGGGCTCATTATGGATGCTTATTCTTCCTGGATTCCTTATGTTTTTGTTATCAGTCTCCTCATTCTGATATTTTGGAGTTATTTCAGGAATTTTAAAAATAAGCTTGTGCAGGTTATTATGATTTCGTTCATCATCGATATCATTATTCATTGCATAATGAGATTCGGACTACACACCGCATATATTTATGGCGGACACTTTACTTTTGTCTATCCTCTGCTTCTGGGTTGGCTATTTTATTCTTATAAATCATCACCCAAAATATTATCATTTCTCATGATCATTATGGTATTTTTATCCTTCTATTTGATCATCAATAATTCCATCAGGGTGTCTGAATTTTTCTGGTTTTTAAACCACTATTATCAATAA
- a CDS encoding protein adenylyltransferase SelO, producing the protein MNIESITQPFIKKFPGDFSGNTMQRMTPKVLFSTINPAGFESPKLIAFNEELSEEIGLGKFEDKDISFLVGNDLPPNVQPYATAYAGHQFGNWAGQLGDGRAILAGEITNNSGKKTEIQWKGSGATPYSRHADGRAVLRSSVREYLMSEAMYHLGVPTTRALSLCLTGEDVVRDMMYDGNPQKEKGAVVIRTAESFLRFGHFELISAQKEYKTLQELVDFTIQNYFPEITSTGDESYKDFFKNICMRTANLMTEWFRVGFVHGVMNTDNMSVLGLTIDYGPYSMMDEYDLNFTPNTTDLPGRRYAFGKQGQISQWNLWQLANALFPLIKDEQFLEDTLNHYGNYFWEAHDTMLCKKFGFDQLREGDEDFFSNWQGLMQELQLDHTLFFNQLGKIHEIDDLKSAFSPISYIPLTNDMVGKLEDFIQKYNERLSKNTITKEDSLDLMQKANPKFILRNYLLFECIQEIDNGKTEMLEKLTRALETPYQEIYPEFSAKRPSGYDDISGCSMLSCSS; encoded by the coding sequence ATGAATATCGAGAGTATCACACAGCCTTTTATAAAAAAGTTTCCTGGAGATTTTTCAGGAAATACGATGCAAAGAATGACACCTAAGGTTTTATTTTCCACCATCAATCCAGCCGGCTTTGAAAGCCCAAAACTGATTGCTTTCAACGAAGAGCTTTCCGAGGAAATCGGATTGGGAAAATTTGAAGATAAGGACATCAGCTTTCTGGTAGGTAACGATCTCCCCCCAAATGTACAGCCTTATGCAACTGCTTATGCAGGACATCAGTTTGGAAACTGGGCAGGTCAATTAGGTGACGGAAGAGCAATTCTGGCTGGTGAGATCACCAATAACTCCGGAAAGAAAACAGAGATTCAGTGGAAAGGTTCCGGAGCTACCCCATATTCAAGACATGCAGATGGTAGGGCCGTACTTAGATCTTCCGTTCGGGAATACCTTATGAGTGAAGCAATGTACCACTTAGGAGTTCCGACGACAAGAGCATTGAGCTTATGCCTTACAGGAGAAGATGTAGTAAGAGATATGATGTATGATGGAAACCCTCAAAAAGAAAAGGGAGCTGTCGTTATCAGAACTGCTGAAAGCTTTCTGCGTTTCGGGCATTTCGAATTGATTTCAGCACAGAAAGAATATAAAACCTTACAAGAACTGGTTGATTTTACGATTCAAAATTATTTCCCTGAAATTACATCAACTGGTGATGAAAGCTATAAAGACTTTTTCAAAAACATTTGCATGAGAACCGCCAATCTGATGACCGAATGGTTCCGGGTAGGATTTGTTCACGGGGTTATGAATACAGATAATATGTCAGTTCTTGGGTTAACCATTGATTATGGGCCTTACTCCATGATGGATGAATATGATTTAAACTTCACACCCAATACAACAGACTTACCGGGAAGAAGATATGCCTTTGGAAAACAGGGACAAATTTCGCAATGGAATTTATGGCAGCTAGCCAATGCTCTTTTCCCATTAATCAAAGATGAGCAGTTTTTAGAAGACACGCTTAATCATTATGGAAATTATTTCTGGGAAGCTCACGATACAATGTTGTGCAAAAAATTTGGCTTTGATCAGTTACGAGAAGGGGACGAGGACTTTTTTAGTAATTGGCAGGGATTAATGCAGGAACTCCAACTTGACCACACTTTATTCTTTAATCAGCTGGGAAAAATACATGAGATAGATGATCTGAAATCTGCGTTTAGCCCAATTTCATATATTCCCCTCACAAATGATATGGTGGGGAAACTTGAAGACTTTATCCAAAAATATAACGAAAGGCTTTCAAAGAATACAATAACAAAAGAAGACTCTCTTGATTTAATGCAAAAAGCAAATCCAAAGTTTATTTTAAGAAATTATCTTTTATTTGAGTGTATTCAGGAAATTGATAATGGAAAAACTGAGATGCTGGAAAAATTAACCCGGGCATTAGAAACCCCCTATCAGGAAATTTATCCTGAATTTTCTGCTAAAAGGCCGTCTGGTTATGATGATATTTCAGGATGTTCTATGCTTTCATGCAGCTCGTAA
- a CDS encoding SPOR domain-containing protein, whose product MKNLIKLLSILSVFGFYTIEAQQVVKKDTLSGTELIMSMDPKVKDALESLEDKCSRVVTTTPTRDNNEESYTKPTKIYVPNRELTNAEICRKNPRILGYKIQITTVKSNDEANEIKSYFRKRFPNLKVETDASLRPNYKILAGSYFTKQSAASDLSRIREYFKSAFAVQYRIFCAEAK is encoded by the coding sequence ATGAAAAATTTGATCAAATTATTGTCAATATTATCTGTATTCGGTTTTTATACTATTGAAGCCCAGCAGGTTGTAAAGAAAGACACTTTGTCCGGAACGGAGCTTATTATGTCGATGGATCCTAAAGTAAAAGACGCTTTAGAGAGTTTGGAAGACAAATGTTCACGAGTTGTAACCACGACACCTACTCGAGACAATAATGAGGAATCTTATACAAAACCCACAAAAATTTATGTTCCTAACAGGGAATTGACCAATGCGGAAATTTGTAGAAAAAATCCTAGGATTTTAGGATATAAGATTCAGATCACTACAGTAAAAAGTAATGATGAAGCGAATGAAATTAAATCTTATTTCAGAAAAAGGTTCCCTAATCTGAAAGTAGAAACAGATGCTTCGTTAAGACCCAATTATAAGATCTTAGCAGGTAGTTATTTTACAAAACAAAGTGCTGCTTCTGATCTGTCCAGAATACGAGAATACTTTAAATCTGCATTTGCAGTACAGTACAGAATCTTCTGTGCTGAAGCTAAATAG
- a CDS encoding gliding motility lipoprotein GldH, with product MHKILGLLSFILFLSCSSPGENVTMNSVDNKWNKKSEQKFNLEISDPQNPKNIIFVVRNNNNYPYSNIRFIVNFTNLQNKKKETDTLNYVLAKPNGEWLGTGFGDTKEILFQYKLNYKFPEKGKYEISLVQAMRNDFLPGIEDIGVKIETAKP from the coding sequence ATGCATAAAATTTTAGGATTACTATCCTTTATCCTTTTCTTAAGCTGCAGCTCCCCGGGAGAAAATGTGACAATGAATTCTGTTGATAACAAATGGAATAAGAAAAGTGAACAAAAATTTAATCTTGAAATTTCGGATCCGCAGAATCCTAAAAATATTATATTTGTTGTAAGAAATAACAATAATTACCCTTACAGTAACATAAGGTTCATTGTTAATTTCACCAATCTTCAGAACAAGAAAAAAGAAACGGACACATTGAATTATGTTCTGGCAAAACCCAACGGAGAATGGCTGGGAACAGGTTTTGGAGATACAAAGGAAATTCTTTTTCAATATAAATTGAATTATAAATTTCCGGAAAAAGGGAAATATGAAATCAGCCTTGTACAAGCTATGAGAAATGATTTCCTTCCCGGAATTGAGGACATTGGAGTAAAAATAGAAACGGCTAAACCGTAA